Proteins encoded in a region of the Persephonella hydrogeniphila genome:
- the tkt gene encoding transketolase → MENIDWLCINTIRVLSLDQIQIAKSGHPGMPLGASPMAYVLWDRFLKHNPKNPHWFNRDRFILSAGHASAMLYSLLHLYGYDLPLEELKRFRQWGSKTPGHPEYGLTPGVEATTGPLGQGFGMGVGMAIAECFLSNYFNRDGFNIVDHYTYAIVSDGDLMEGISSEAAALAGRLKLGKLIYLYDDNRITIDGPTDITWNEDIELRFKAHGWHVITVPDGEDLDAIYGAIKAAQDEKERPSLIRVRTHIGWHSPKQDDPSVHGAPLSEEEAKKTKKALGFPEDKNFYIPEEALKHFRKAVDRGIELEKQWKEMFEDYKNSYPELAEQFERFIKGELSENWEENLPVYTDTTKKIATRSASGETLNILADHIPNLIGGSADLAHSNKVFLKGKGEFYCDTPSGRNIHFGIREHAMGAAVNGMALHGGIIPFGATFFVFSDYMRASVRLAALMGVHSIFVYTHDSIGVGEDGPTHQPIEHLMSFRVMPDLTVIRPADANETVEAWKIAIKEKKPVLLVLTRQNVPVLDPDKYPVREGVKRGAYVLEDTENPDIILIGTGSEVHVCLKAKEILEKDGIKVRVVSMPSWELFFEQDEDYRKSVLPEEIPKVAVEAGSALGWKEIVGDKGIVIGMERFGASAPGNELMERFGFTPENVAEKAKKLFVSR, encoded by the coding sequence ATGGAAAATATTGACTGGTTGTGTATTAACACTATTAGAGTTCTTTCCTTAGATCAGATCCAGATAGCAAAATCTGGACATCCAGGAATGCCTCTTGGAGCATCTCCTATGGCTTATGTTCTGTGGGACAGATTTTTAAAACATAACCCTAAAAACCCCCACTGGTTCAACAGAGACAGATTTATTCTTTCTGCAGGTCATGCTTCAGCGATGCTTTACTCCCTTTTACATCTCTATGGTTATGATTTACCCCTTGAAGAACTGAAAAGATTTAGACAGTGGGGAAGTAAAACTCCGGGACATCCTGAGTATGGTTTAACTCCGGGGGTTGAAGCAACTACCGGTCCCCTTGGTCAGGGCTTTGGAATGGGTGTTGGGATGGCTATAGCCGAGTGTTTTCTGTCAAACTATTTTAACAGGGATGGTTTCAATATCGTTGATCATTATACATACGCTATAGTCTCAGATGGAGATCTGATGGAAGGTATATCTTCAGAAGCAGCAGCCCTTGCAGGAAGACTAAAACTTGGAAAACTTATATACCTTTACGATGATAACAGAATAACGATCGATGGACCTACAGATATCACATGGAATGAAGATATAGAACTGAGGTTTAAAGCTCACGGCTGGCATGTTATAACAGTTCCTGATGGGGAGGATTTAGATGCTATATATGGAGCTATAAAAGCAGCACAGGATGAAAAAGAGAGACCTTCTTTAATCAGAGTAAGAACGCATATAGGCTGGCACTCTCCAAAGCAGGATGATCCTTCTGTACATGGAGCTCCCCTTTCTGAAGAAGAGGCAAAAAAGACTAAAAAAGCCCTTGGTTTTCCTGAAGATAAGAATTTTTATATACCTGAAGAGGCTTTAAAACATTTCAGAAAAGCTGTTGATAGGGGAATAGAGCTTGAAAAACAGTGGAAAGAAATGTTTGAAGATTACAAGAACTCTTATCCTGAACTTGCTGAACAATTTGAAAGATTTATAAAAGGAGAACTATCTGAGAATTGGGAAGAAAATTTACCTGTTTACACAGATACTACAAAGAAGATAGCTACAAGATCTGCTTCTGGAGAAACACTGAATATCCTTGCGGACCACATACCTAATCTGATAGGTGGTTCTGCCGATCTTGCCCACTCAAATAAAGTTTTTCTAAAAGGAAAAGGTGAGTTTTACTGTGATACGCCGTCTGGAAGGAATATACATTTTGGCATAAGAGAACATGCCATGGGAGCTGCTGTAAATGGAATGGCTCTCCATGGAGGAATAATACCCTTTGGTGCTACGTTTTTTGTCTTTTCTGATTATATGAGAGCATCGGTTAGACTCGCCGCATTGATGGGGGTTCATTCTATATTTGTTTACACCCATGATAGTATAGGTGTTGGTGAAGATGGTCCAACCCACCAACCTATAGAGCATCTCATGAGCTTTAGGGTAATGCCAGATTTGACTGTGATAAGACCTGCAGATGCAAATGAGACTGTCGAAGCGTGGAAGATAGCTATTAAAGAAAAAAAGCCTGTCCTGCTGGTTTTAACAAGGCAGAATGTTCCTGTTTTAGACCCAGATAAATATCCTGTTAGGGAAGGTGTGAAAAGGGGTGCATATGTACTGGAAGATACGGAAAATCCAGATATTATCCTTATAGGAACAGGTTCAGAGGTTCATGTATGTCTGAAGGCTAAGGAAATTCTTGAGAAAGATGGCATAAAGGTAAGGGTTGTTTCAATGCCTTCATGGGAGCTATTTTTTGAACAGGATGAAGATTACAGGAAATCTGTTCTTCCTGAAGAAATACCTAAAGTTGCTGTTGAAGCAGGATCTGCTCTTGGCTGGAAGGAGATTGTAGGAGATAAAGGTATTGTTATAGGTATGGAAAGATTTGGGGCTTCAGCTCCCGGAAATGAGCTTATGGAAAGGTTTGGTTTTACACCGGAAAATGTAGCTGAGAAGGCGAAAAAACTCTTTGTATCAAGATAA
- a CDS encoding DUF481 domain-containing protein: MKKLGIFITAVSILSTAIGKENNSHQWKTHGELSYVKTSGNSDTETFATKIETNWKKTVNRLLGKGEFLYGKTDNKENTNKLYLLGRWERLLNERLFGFLQGDYLRDKFSGYDYKTVWSVGFGYDIIKSEKHTLKGLVSIGYTLSQYKEDGSKDYTTGTTELDYKWKIRENLTFKQLLRYDVNLENTDVYFLKSDSSIAVKINAHFSMGVGYKVAYQNKPPTPDVEKTDTTFLTSLIVDF, from the coding sequence TTGAAAAAATTAGGTATTTTTATAACTGCAGTATCAATACTTTCAACAGCTATAGGGAAGGAAAATAACAGCCATCAGTGGAAAACCCACGGAGAGCTATCTTATGTTAAAACTTCTGGAAACTCAGACACAGAGACATTTGCTACAAAAATTGAGACCAACTGGAAAAAGACTGTAAACAGACTGCTTGGGAAAGGAGAGTTTTTATACGGAAAAACAGATAATAAAGAGAATACTAATAAGCTGTATCTGTTAGGAAGATGGGAAAGGCTTTTAAATGAAAGGCTCTTTGGATTTCTTCAGGGAGATTATTTAAGGGATAAATTTTCTGGTTATGATTACAAGACTGTATGGTCTGTAGGTTTTGGTTATGATATCATCAAGTCAGAAAAGCATACTCTAAAAGGGCTTGTATCTATAGGTTATACACTATCCCAGTATAAAGAAGATGGAAGCAAAGATTATACAACAGGAACTACAGAATTAGATTATAAATGGAAAATAAGAGAAAACCTTACTTTTAAACAGCTACTAAGGTATGATGTTAATCTTGAGAATACCGATGTATACTTTCTAAAATCTGATAGTTCAATCGCTGTTAAAATAAATGCCCATTTTTCTATGGGAGTGGGGTACAAAGTAGCATATCAGAATAAACCTCCTACTCCTGACGTAGAAAAAACAGACACTACTTTCCTGACATCTTTAATAGTTGACTTTTGA